The proteins below come from a single Sphingomonas carotinifaciens genomic window:
- a CDS encoding transglutaminase family protein: MRYDIRHVTRFDYGAQVKFARCNLRLRPIDWPGQRVEDYALTVEPTGRTAPALAEAGLAHVTRLVVDRAVQTLTIESRARVLVDRLVPVPDASDPTLADIARMARGSGDLSPAGPANYIFPSGLIPLDRDIAAWCAPDLPPDRNALEAGIALARRIQDEFAFDATATLVDTPPHEAFRHRRGVCQDFAQIMITGLRAAGLPAAYASGYIRTLPPPGQPRLVGADATHAWVLLWCGPVRGWVGLDPTNGIWMASDHIVMAIGRDYAEIAPVDGVVLGSGAQKMDVSVDVAPLDE, encoded by the coding sequence ATGCGCTACGATATCCGCCACGTCACCCGCTTCGATTATGGCGCGCAGGTCAAGTTCGCGCGCTGCAACCTGCGCCTGCGCCCGATCGACTGGCCCGGCCAGCGGGTCGAGGATTATGCGCTGACCGTCGAGCCCACCGGCCGCACCGCGCCGGCGCTGGCCGAGGCCGGTCTTGCCCATGTCACCCGCCTTGTCGTCGACCGCGCGGTGCAGACGCTCACCATCGAAAGCCGCGCCCGCGTCCTGGTCGACCGCCTCGTCCCCGTTCCCGACGCGTCCGATCCCACGCTCGCCGACATCGCCCGGATGGCGCGCGGCAGCGGCGACCTGTCGCCTGCCGGCCCGGCCAACTACATCTTCCCCTCCGGCCTCATCCCCCTCGACCGCGACATCGCCGCCTGGTGCGCGCCCGACCTCCCCCCCGATCGCAACGCGCTCGAAGCCGGCATTGCACTGGCCCGCCGTATCCAGGACGAATTTGCCTTCGACGCCACCGCCACGCTGGTCGACACGCCCCCGCACGAGGCGTTCCGCCACCGCCGCGGCGTGTGCCAGGATTTCGCGCAGATCATGATCACCGGCCTGCGCGCCGCCGGCCTGCCCGCCGCCTATGCCTCGGGCTATATCCGCACCCTGCCCCCGCCCGGACAGCCGCGGCTGGTCGGCGCCGATGCCACCCATGCCTGGGTGTTGCTGTGGTGCGGACCGGTGCGTGGCTGGGTCGGGCTCGACCCTACCAACGGCATCTGGATGGCCAGCGATCACATCGTCATGGCGATCGGCCGCGACTATGCGGAGATCGCACCGGTCGACGGCGTCGTGCTGGGATCGGGCGCGCAGAAGATGGACGTCAGCGTCGACGTCGCGCCACTCGACGAATAA
- a CDS encoding circularly permuted type 2 ATP-grasp protein has translation MGTAMATQIDACAHAGRWIADYCAGAPAHDVLCAGDRAAWHATLEELAAVAPDGLGHARERVQRHAADMGTGFRIPGESDERPWPVSPVPLLIPAAEWATIAAGVVQRATLMEAITADLYGPGRLVADGHIPAALVTGSPHFLRPMVGLPPPGGHHLSFVAFDLARGPSGEWRVLADHLRGPAGAGYALENRLAVSRTLGGLQARLNVQRHAPFFAAFRAGLAAQCRRTDPRIGILTPGRYNPSYPEQAHLARYLGLLLVEGADLAALEGKVYVRTVGGLKRIDALWRRLDPRLLDPLAFDTHSQIGVPGLIDAYAAGEVILANAPGAGLLESPAVSAFLPGLAQHLLGEPLRLPTIATWWCGADPERDHVLANLDRMLVAPAFAARPLGLPAGPRPGPGLSTAEQQALREDMARRPQDYVGQEMVQLSTMPVVVDDRLVPRPFTLRVFAARDADGRWIVLPGGFGRIGEQADATASVIGEGIWSADVCVHGDDPVAPVSLLAAPDSLHVRRNPGTLPSRVADNFYWLGRYLERGEALLAAIRVMLGNSIDADGGAALADRTVGRLAGLITGAGAAPSPPSLRRADLTQFARTAMEDERHHSVAAINRLARAIGAGSRDRLSADMVRLLEAPFPSHRGLLDRAGSLQRRYAAIAGLSAEHMVRTTAWRFHDLGRRVERAMALARACRLFGMAGASADDLSTLLDLADSQISYRQRYPTGLARVAVIDLVALDPNNPRALAFQAQRIAALLAELPVLSDDEMAEPQQAQATRLRALVDTADAATLDADLMGEVEHRLTALSEAIARRYFLQGAEPLRAGGLTLA, from the coding sequence ATGGGAACAGCGATGGCGACGCAGATCGACGCTTGCGCGCATGCCGGCCGATGGATCGCCGACTATTGTGCCGGGGCTCCCGCGCATGACGTGCTGTGCGCCGGCGACCGTGCCGCCTGGCACGCCACGCTGGAGGAACTCGCCGCCGTCGCTCCCGACGGGCTCGGCCATGCGCGGGAACGGGTGCAGCGCCACGCCGCCGACATGGGCACCGGCTTTCGCATCCCCGGCGAATCGGACGAGCGCCCCTGGCCCGTCTCCCCCGTCCCGCTGCTGATCCCCGCCGCCGAATGGGCGACGATCGCGGCCGGCGTGGTGCAGCGCGCCACGCTGATGGAGGCGATCACCGCGGATCTCTACGGCCCCGGCCGGCTGGTGGCCGACGGCCATATCCCCGCCGCGCTCGTCACCGGCAGCCCGCATTTCCTGCGCCCCATGGTCGGCCTGCCCCCGCCCGGCGGCCATCATCTCAGCTTCGTCGCGTTCGATCTCGCCCGCGGGCCCAGCGGCGAATGGCGCGTGCTGGCCGATCATCTGCGCGGCCCCGCAGGCGCGGGCTATGCCCTGGAAAACCGGCTGGCGGTCAGCCGCACGCTGGGCGGGCTCCAGGCCCGGCTGAACGTACAGCGCCATGCCCCCTTCTTCGCCGCCTTCCGCGCCGGCCTCGCCGCCCAGTGCCGCCGCACCGATCCGCGCATCGGCATCCTCACCCCCGGCCGCTACAATCCCTCCTACCCCGAACAGGCGCACCTCGCCCGCTATCTCGGCCTGTTGCTGGTCGAAGGCGCCGATCTCGCCGCGCTGGAGGGCAAGGTGTATGTCCGCACCGTTGGCGGGCTGAAGCGGATCGATGCGCTGTGGCGCCGGCTCGACCCGCGGCTGCTCGATCCGCTCGCCTTCGACACCCATTCGCAGATCGGGGTGCCCGGCCTGATCGACGCCTATGCCGCGGGCGAGGTGATCCTGGCCAACGCGCCGGGCGCGGGCCTGCTGGAAAGCCCGGCGGTATCCGCCTTTCTTCCCGGCCTCGCCCAGCACCTCCTGGGCGAGCCGCTGCGCCTGCCGACCATCGCCACCTGGTGGTGCGGCGCCGATCCGGAGCGCGACCATGTGCTGGCGAATCTGGACCGGATGCTGGTCGCCCCCGCCTTCGCCGCCCGCCCCCTCGGCCTCCCCGCCGGCCCCCGCCCCGGCCCCGGCCTGTCCACCGCCGAGCAGCAGGCGCTGCGCGAGGACATGGCCCGCCGCCCGCAGGATTATGTCGGGCAGGAGATGGTACAGCTTTCCACCATGCCCGTGGTGGTGGACGATCGGCTGGTTCCCCGCCCCTTCACGCTGCGCGTGTTTGCCGCCCGTGACGCCGATGGCCGCTGGATCGTCCTGCCCGGCGGCTTCGGCCGGATCGGCGAGCAGGCGGATGCCACCGCCTCCGTCATCGGCGAAGGCATCTGGTCCGCCGATGTCTGCGTGCACGGTGACGATCCGGTCGCGCCCGTATCGCTGCTCGCCGCGCCCGATTCGCTGCATGTCCGGCGCAATCCCGGTACGCTGCCCAGCCGCGTGGCCGACAATTTCTACTGGCTCGGCCGCTATCTGGAACGCGGCGAGGCCCTGCTGGCGGCGATCCGCGTCATGCTCGGCAACTCGATCGATGCCGATGGCGGCGCGGCGCTGGCCGACCGCACCGTCGGCCGTCTGGCGGGCCTCATCACCGGTGCCGGCGCAGCGCCCTCGCCGCCCAGCCTGCGCCGCGCCGACCTGACCCAGTTCGCCCGCACCGCGATGGAGGACGAGCGCCATCATTCGGTCGCCGCGATCAACCGGCTGGCCCGCGCGATTGGCGCAGGGTCGCGCGACCGGCTGTCGGCGGACATGGTGCGCCTGCTGGAGGCGCCGTTTCCCTCGCATCGCGGCCTGCTCGACCGTGCCGGCTCGCTTCAGCGCCGCTATGCCGCGATCGCCGGGTTGTCGGCCGAACATATGGTGCGCACCACTGCATGGCGCTTCCACGATCTCGGCCGCCGCGTCGAACGCGCCATGGCACTTGCCCGCGCCTGTCGGCTGTTCGGCATGGCCGGCGCGTCCGCCGACGATCTGTCGACACTGCTCGATCTCGCCGACAGCCAGATCAGCTATCGCCAGCGCTATCCCACCGGGCTTGCTCGCGTCGCCGTGATCGATCTTGTCGCACTCGATCCCAACAATCCGCGCGCGCTCGCCTTCCAGGCGCAGCGGATCGCCGCACTTCTGGCGGAACTTCCCGTCCTGTCGGATGACGAAATGGCCGAACCCCAGCAGGCGCAGGCGACCAGGTTGCGCGCCCTCGTCGACACCGCCGATGCCGCCACCCTCGACGCCGACCTGATGGGCGAAGTCGAACACCGGCTGACCGCGCTGTCGGAGGCGATCGCCCGCCGCTATTTTCTGCAAGGCGCCGAACCGCTGCGCGCCGGCGGACTGACGCTCGCCTGA
- the ligD gene encoding DNA ligase D, whose translation MTDPLARYNAKRDFTRTAEPAGTLAPGKGSGQARFIVQKHDATRLHWDFRLEVDGVLKSWAVTRGPSLDPDEKRLAVRTEDHPLSYAGFEGTIPAGEYGGGTVMLWDRGTWAPVKGKSAADLDKGHLHFVLDGERMKGEWLLIRLKPKAREKRENWLLRKIADDFAGGTDTLTEDALTSVTTGRTMIEIAGNKPPARKTAARRKAPKRASGKAAAMPDFRPPALCTLVDHVPPGNAWVHEMKYDGYRALVAVAGGTARVFTRNGLDWTDKFPGIAEAAAALPVTAALIDGEIVAFKDGRPDFSTLKDAIGSGGAMTLFAFDLLAQDGEDLTALPLVQRKARLQPLIAHDDRLLYAEHIVGAGEQLFASLCGEGMEGVVSKRADSPYPNGRSNDWLKIKCLHRQEFVVLGWLPSDKRRGFKSLLLGVHREGELRYAGKVGTGFTQDAMTELREALDARPADAAPVKAPRAMTRGARWVKPELVAQIAFTEMTPDGLLRHPSFLGLRGDKPASDVVIEEPAPLPDTPRPDAVTITHPDRVIFPDSTLTKGDLAAYCRAIAPVMLPWTANRPVSLVRCPQGRARACFFQKHDAGSFGEQVHHVDVTEKDGSVEPYLYVTDADGLAACVQMGSIEFHGWGSSVATLEQPDRMIFDLDPDEGLDFADTRQAAEHLKNQLAELGLTSFPLLSGGKGIHVVVPLTPQARWPAVKDFADRFARALAQAEPDRFVAVATKAKRKGRIFIDWLRNQRGATAILPYSARARAHAPVAAPVSWTELRNIDTAARWTIADAAELLDRAGSAALAGWGIADQTLPDL comes from the coding sequence ATGACCGACCCTCTCGCGCGCTACAACGCCAAGCGCGACTTCACCCGGACCGCTGAACCCGCCGGCACCCTCGCGCCCGGCAAGGGCTCCGGACAGGCGCGCTTCATCGTCCAGAAGCATGACGCCACCCGCCTCCACTGGGATTTCCGGCTGGAGGTGGACGGCGTGCTGAAAAGCTGGGCGGTCACCCGCGGCCCCAGCCTCGACCCCGACGAGAAGCGGCTTGCCGTCCGCACCGAGGACCACCCGCTCTCCTATGCCGGCTTCGAGGGCACGATCCCGGCCGGCGAATATGGCGGCGGCACCGTCATGCTGTGGGACCGCGGCACCTGGGCGCCGGTGAAGGGCAAGTCCGCCGCCGACCTCGACAAGGGCCACCTCCATTTCGTGCTCGATGGCGAGCGGATGAAGGGCGAATGGCTGCTCATCCGCCTGAAGCCCAAGGCCCGCGAAAAGCGCGAGAACTGGCTGCTCCGCAAGATTGCCGACGACTTTGCCGGCGGCACCGACACGCTGACCGAGGACGCGCTGACCAGCGTCACCACCGGCCGCACCATGATCGAGATCGCCGGGAACAAGCCGCCCGCGCGCAAGACCGCCGCCAGGAGGAAGGCACCCAAACGCGCCAGCGGCAAGGCGGCCGCCATGCCCGATTTCCGCCCGCCCGCCTTGTGCACGCTGGTCGACCACGTCCCTCCCGGCAATGCCTGGGTGCATGAGATGAAATATGACGGCTACCGCGCGCTCGTCGCGGTCGCCGGCGGCACGGCCCGGGTCTTCACCCGCAACGGCCTGGACTGGACGGACAAGTTCCCCGGCATTGCCGAGGCCGCAGCGGCGCTTCCCGTCACCGCCGCGCTGATCGATGGCGAGATCGTCGCGTTCAAGGATGGTCGCCCCGATTTCTCGACGCTCAAGGACGCGATCGGCAGCGGCGGCGCGATGACGCTCTTTGCCTTCGACCTGCTCGCACAGGATGGCGAGGATCTGACCGCGCTCCCCCTCGTCCAGCGCAAGGCCCGGCTGCAACCGCTGATCGCGCACGACGACCGCCTGCTTTATGCCGAACATATCGTCGGCGCCGGCGAACAGCTTTTCGCCTCACTATGCGGCGAGGGGATGGAGGGCGTCGTCTCCAAGCGTGCCGACAGCCCCTATCCGAACGGGCGCAGCAACGACTGGCTGAAGATTAAATGCCTCCACCGCCAGGAGTTCGTCGTGCTGGGCTGGCTTCCCTCCGACAAACGTCGCGGCTTCAAGTCGCTGCTGCTCGGCGTCCACCGGGAGGGCGAACTCCGCTACGCCGGCAAGGTCGGCACCGGCTTCACGCAGGATGCGATGACCGAATTGCGCGAGGCGCTGGATGCCCGCCCCGCCGATGCCGCACCGGTCAAGGCCCCCCGCGCGATGACCCGCGGCGCCCGCTGGGTGAAGCCCGAGCTGGTCGCGCAAATCGCCTTTACCGAAATGACCCCCGACGGCCTGCTCCGCCATCCCAGCTTCCTCGGCCTGCGCGGCGACAAGCCTGCCAGCGATGTCGTCATCGAAGAGCCCGCCCCCCTGCCCGACACGCCCCGGCCCGACGCCGTCACCATCACCCATCCCGACCGGGTGATCTTTCCCGACAGCACGCTGACCAAGGGCGACCTTGCCGCCTATTGCCGGGCGATCGCCCCGGTCATGCTCCCCTGGACCGCCAACCGCCCGGTCAGCCTGGTGCGCTGCCCACAGGGGCGCGCCCGCGCCTGCTTCTTCCAGAAGCACGACGCCGGCAGCTTCGGCGAACAGGTCCATCATGTCGACGTCACGGAAAAGGACGGCTCGGTCGAACCCTATCTCTACGTCACCGATGCCGACGGGCTGGCCGCCTGCGTGCAGATGGGCTCGATCGAGTTTCACGGCTGGGGGTCGTCGGTCGCCACGCTCGAACAGCCCGACCGGATGATCTTCGACCTCGACCCCGACGAGGGCCTCGACTTCGCCGACACCAGACAGGCCGCCGAGCATCTGAAGAACCAGTTGGCCGAACTCGGCCTGACCAGCTTCCCGCTGCTGTCGGGCGGCAAGGGCATCCATGTCGTCGTGCCGCTCACGCCGCAGGCCCGGTGGCCCGCGGTGAAGGATTTCGCCGACCGCTTCGCCCGCGCCCTTGCCCAGGCCGAGCCCGACCGCTTCGTCGCCGTCGCCACCAAGGCGAAGCGAAAGGGCCGCATCTTCATCGACTGGCTGCGCAACCAGCGGGGGGCGACCGCGATCCTGCCCTATTCGGCCCGCGCCCGCGCCCATGCCCCGGTCGCCGCCCCGGTCTCCTGGACAGAACTCCGCAACATCGACACCGCCGCCCGCTGGACCATCGCCGATGCCGCCGAACTGCTCGACCGCGCCGGCAGCGCGGCCCTTGCCGGCTGGGGCATCGCCGACCAGACGCTGCCGGATCTTTGA
- a CDS encoding Ku protein — MPARAYWQGQIRLALVSIPVEIYSATKSGATVSFKQIHEPSGKPIHYEKVVTGMGPVDTDEIMKGYEISKGEFVLLEQDEIDAVKLESKKTLELTQFVDAHEIDVLYYEKPYFVVPADDLAEEAFIVLREALRRSKKVGLGQLALRGREYVVSLKPCGRGMVLETLRYADEVNKAQSYFREIPDAKPDPELLDLAQALIDKKSAAFDPQEFHDRYVDALKGLIERKRKSKKGARIIEEDDDKGPSGANVVDLMAALKKSMEKSGGSAKPAAKKAPAKKAAARKRA; from the coding sequence ATGCCCGCACGCGCCTATTGGCAAGGCCAGATCCGCCTCGCGCTGGTGTCGATCCCGGTCGAGATCTATTCGGCCACCAAAAGCGGCGCGACCGTCAGCTTCAAGCAGATCCACGAACCCAGCGGCAAGCCGATCCATTATGAAAAGGTGGTGACCGGCATGGGCCCGGTGGACACCGACGAGATCATGAAGGGTTACGAGATTTCCAAGGGCGAGTTCGTGCTGCTGGAGCAGGACGAGATCGACGCGGTAAAGCTCGAATCGAAAAAGACGCTCGAACTTACCCAGTTCGTCGACGCGCACGAGATCGACGTGCTGTATTACGAGAAACCCTATTTCGTCGTCCCCGCCGACGATCTGGCGGAGGAAGCGTTCATCGTCCTGCGCGAGGCGCTGCGCCGATCGAAAAAGGTCGGCCTCGGCCAATTGGCGCTGCGCGGCCGCGAATATGTCGTCAGCCTGAAGCCGTGCGGCCGCGGCATGGTGCTGGAAACGCTGCGCTACGCCGACGAGGTGAACAAGGCGCAAAGCTATTTCCGCGAGATTCCGGATGCCAAGCCCGACCCCGAACTGCTCGACCTCGCCCAGGCGCTGATCGACAAGAAAAGCGCCGCCTTCGATCCGCAGGAATTCCACGACCGCTATGTCGATGCGCTGAAGGGCCTGATCGAACGCAAGCGCAAGTCGAAAAAGGGCGCCCGGATCATCGAGGAAGATGATGACAAGGGCCCCTCCGGCGCCAACGTCGTCGACCTGATGGCGGCGCTCAAGAAGTCGATGGAGAAATCGGGGGGCAGTGCAAAACCCGCGGCCAAGAAGGCACCGGCGAAGAAAGCCGCGGCGAGGAAACGTGCATAA
- the pdxH gene encoding pyridoxamine 5'-phosphate oxidase: MADSPFELFDAWYAEARASEPNDPNAMALATVDAAGQPSVRMVLLKGHDPRGFVFYTNRESRKAQDLGADAKAGLLFHWKSLRRQIRIEGPVTRVTDAESDAYFASRGRDSQLGAWASDQSRPLDSRETFEARFEAMKARFEGQDVPRPAHWGGYRVAPTRIEFWQDRAHRLHERRLFVAEGAGWREGLLFP, encoded by the coding sequence ATGGCCGATAGCCCTTTCGAACTGTTCGACGCCTGGTACGCAGAAGCCAGGGCGAGCGAACCCAACGACCCCAATGCGATGGCGCTGGCCACCGTCGATGCCGCCGGGCAACCCTCTGTGCGCATGGTGCTGCTGAAGGGGCATGATCCTCGCGGCTTCGTGTTCTACACCAACCGGGAAAGCCGCAAGGCACAGGATCTGGGCGCGGATGCGAAGGCGGGGCTGCTGTTCCACTGGAAATCGCTGCGCCGCCAGATACGGATCGAGGGGCCGGTGACGCGCGTCACCGATGCCGAATCGGACGCCTATTTCGCCAGTCGCGGGCGCGACTCGCAGCTCGGCGCCTGGGCGTCGGACCAGTCGCGGCCACTGGATTCGCGCGAAACGTTCGAGGCGCGGTTCGAGGCGATGAAGGCGCGGTTCGAGGGGCAGGACGTGCCGCGGCCGGCGCATTGGGGCGGATACCGCGTCGCGCCGACCCGGATCGAGTTCTGGCAGGACCGGGCCCACCGGCTGCATGAGCGGCGGCTGTTCGTTGCGGAAGGCGCGGGGTGGCGCGAGGGGCTGTTGTTCCCATGA
- a CDS encoding cation diffusion facilitator family transporter, which yields MIPLATRAALASVAMALFLLGLKGFAAWHTRSVAMLGSLADTALDLLASLVTLYGVRLAATPADHDHRFGHGKAEALAALFQVALITASAAGIAWRAIMALGETQPTQAAEFGIGVSLVAIGATALLLWYQRRVIRQTGSVAIMADNVHYQSDVLLNASVIVAIALDQYAGWHGADPIFGIAIALWLAYGAFQASSNAIDQLMDKEWPDQQRAAFLDVAARQPGLKGIHDFRTRRSGSHDFAQFHMEVDATLTVAAAHDIVEDVEVALRRAFPKVEVLIHLDPEGHVDTDNPLVEADVTPHWFGKRL from the coding sequence ATGATCCCGCTTGCCACGCGCGCGGCGCTGGCCAGCGTCGCGATGGCGCTGTTCCTGCTGGGGCTGAAGGGCTTTGCGGCGTGGCACACGCGCTCGGTGGCGATGCTGGGCAGCCTGGCGGATACCGCGCTCGACCTGCTCGCCAGCCTCGTCACGCTGTACGGCGTGCGGCTGGCGGCGACGCCGGCCGACCATGACCACCGGTTCGGGCACGGCAAGGCGGAGGCGCTGGCCGCCTTGTTCCAGGTCGCGCTGATCACCGCATCCGCGGCCGGCATCGCGTGGCGCGCGATCATGGCGCTGGGCGAAACCCAGCCCACCCAGGCGGCCGAGTTCGGCATCGGCGTGTCGCTGGTCGCGATCGGCGCGACCGCGCTGCTGCTCTGGTATCAGCGCCGCGTGATCCGGCAGACCGGATCGGTCGCGATCATGGCGGACAATGTCCATTACCAGTCGGACGTGCTGCTGAACGCCTCCGTGATCGTCGCGATCGCGCTGGATCAATATGCCGGCTGGCACGGAGCGGACCCGATCTTCGGCATCGCGATCGCGCTGTGGCTGGCATATGGCGCGTTCCAGGCGTCGTCCAATGCGATCGACCAGTTGATGGACAAGGAATGGCCGGACCAGCAGCGGGCGGCCTTTCTGGACGTGGCGGCGCGCCAGCCGGGGCTGAAGGGCATTCACGACTTCCGCACCCGCCGCTCGGGCAGCCATGACTTTGCGCAGTTCCACATGGAGGTGGACGCGACGCTGACCGTCGCGGCCGCGCACGACATCGTCGAGGATGTCGAGGTGGCGCTGCGCCGCGCCTTTCCCAAGGTGGAGGTGCTGATCCATCTCGACCCCGAAGGGCATGTCGATACCGACAATCCGCTGGTCGAGGCGGATGTGACGCCGCACTGGTTCGGCAAGCGGCTGTAA
- a CDS encoding PhzF family phenazine biosynthesis protein — protein sequence MRIPFTQVDAFADAAFGGNPAAVMPLSRWPDDATLLKIAQENNLSETAFLVPIEGGVADFELRWFTPGTEVALCGHATLASGHVVLSSDTNRAAVRFATRQAGVLEVARDGAAYAMALPAWAPTPQEMPGVVAALGVTAEAVLFHDKGYVVVVVADEAAVRDCTPDMRALAAQGPYVVIVTAPGEATDVVSRVFVPAFAVDEDPVTGSAHAVLTPYWTQRLGRDRFSAFQASARGGRLRCTLDGDRVVLGGACVTVIEGTFLLP from the coding sequence ATGCGCATTCCCTTTACCCAGGTGGACGCGTTCGCCGATGCGGCGTTCGGCGGCAATCCGGCGGCGGTGATGCCGCTGTCGCGCTGGCCGGACGATGCGACGCTGCTGAAGATCGCGCAGGAGAACAACCTGTCGGAAACCGCTTTCCTGGTGCCGATCGAGGGCGGCGTGGCGGATTTCGAGCTGCGCTGGTTCACGCCGGGCACCGAGGTGGCGCTGTGCGGCCATGCGACGCTGGCGAGCGGGCATGTCGTGCTGTCGTCGGACACCAACCGGGCGGCGGTGCGCTTCGCGACGCGGCAGGCGGGGGTGCTGGAGGTGGCGCGCGACGGGGCGGCCTATGCCATGGCCTTGCCGGCATGGGCGCCGACGCCACAAGAGATGCCGGGGGTGGTCGCGGCGCTGGGCGTCACGGCCGAGGCGGTGCTGTTCCACGACAAGGGCTATGTGGTCGTCGTGGTGGCGGACGAGGCGGCGGTGCGGGATTGCACGCCCGACATGCGCGCGCTGGCCGCGCAAGGCCCTTATGTGGTGATCGTGACCGCGCCGGGCGAGGCGACGGACGTGGTCAGCCGGGTGTTCGTGCCGGCCTTTGCGGTGGATGAGGACCCGGTGACGGGATCGGCGCATGCGGTGCTGACGCCGTACTGGACGCAGCGGCTGGGGCGCGACCGGTTCAGCGCGTTTCAGGCGAGCGCGCGTGGCGGGCGGCTGCGGTGCACACTGGATGGCGACCGGGTCGTGCTGGGCGGGGCGTGCGTGACGGTGATCGAAGGCACGTTCCTGCTGCCCTAA
- a CDS encoding UvrB/UvrC motif-containing protein gives MSRIAQLQAEMEAAAAALDFERAKRLRDEISLLRGSDAEAADPTGLHRQQPGAMGLGTSRQRVEPPEG, from the coding sequence ATGAGCCGGATCGCGCAGCTGCAGGCCGAGATGGAGGCCGCCGCCGCCGCGCTCGATTTCGAGCGTGCGAAGCGCCTGCGCGACGAGATCAGCCTGCTGCGCGGATCGGATGCCGAAGCCGCCGATCCCACCGGCCTGCACCGCCAGCAGCCGGGCGCCATGGGTCTGGGCACCAGCCGCCAGCGTGTCGAGCCGCCCGAGGGCTGA
- the mnmA gene encoding tRNA 2-thiouridine(34) synthase MnmA, producing MDEAVDFQLGGDARGKRIVVAMSGGVDSSVVAALAARTGAETIGVTLQLYDHGEAVGRAGACCAGRDIRDARAVCDRLGIAHYVFDHETSFRTQVVDRFADEYLAGRTPIPCVQCNMGPKFTDLLTLARDLGADCLATGHYVRRMIGEDGAELHRGADPARDQSYFLFATTQTQLDFLRFPLGALPKPRVREIAAELGLGVAAKPDSQDICFVPDGDYAGLVKKLRPDADTRGDIVDMAGRKLGEHRGLIHYTVGQRRGLEIGGSPEPLYVVRLDADTRRVVVGPRTALAVDAARLTDLNILGPLGGPLTAKVRSMARPVPARMVGDRLVFDTPEYGVAPGQAAVLYAGDRVLGGGWIAETEAATLAA from the coding sequence ATGGACGAAGCGGTGGATTTCCAGCTCGGCGGCGACGCGCGGGGCAAGCGGATCGTGGTGGCGATGTCGGGCGGCGTCGACAGTTCGGTGGTGGCGGCACTTGCCGCGCGCACCGGGGCGGAGACGATCGGCGTCACCCTGCAACTCTACGACCATGGCGAGGCGGTGGGCCGCGCGGGTGCCTGTTGCGCCGGGCGCGACATTCGCGACGCGCGCGCGGTCTGCGACCGGCTGGGCATCGCCCATTACGTCTTCGATCATGAAACCAGCTTCCGCACCCAGGTGGTCGATCGCTTTGCCGACGAATATCTGGCGGGGCGCACCCCCATCCCGTGCGTTCAGTGCAACATGGGGCCGAAATTCACCGATCTCCTGACCCTTGCCCGCGATCTCGGCGCCGATTGCCTCGCCACCGGCCATTATGTCCGCCGCATGATCGGCGAGGACGGGGCCGAACTGCACCGCGGCGCCGATCCCGCCCGCGACCAGAGCTATTTCCTGTTCGCCACCACCCAGACGCAGCTCGATTTCCTGCGCTTTCCGCTCGGCGCCCTGCCCAAGCCCCGCGTGCGCGAGATCGCCGCCGAACTGGGCCTCGGCGTCGCGGCCAAGCCCGACAGCCAGGATATCTGCTTCGTGCCCGACGGCGACTATGCCGGCCTCGTCAAGAAGCTGCGCCCGGATGCCGACACCCGCGGCGACATCGTCGACATGGCCGGTCGCAAGCTGGGCGAGCATCGCGGCCTGATCCACTACACCGTTGGTCAGCGCCGCGGGCTGGAGATCGGCGGCAGTCCCGAGCCGCTCTATGTCGTCCGCCTCGATGCCGACACCCGCCGCGTCGTCGTCGGTCCGCGCACCGCGCTGGCGGTGGACGCGGCCCGGCTGACCGACCTCAACATCCTCGGCCCGCTCGGTGGGCCGCTGACCGCCAAGGTCCGCTCGATGGCGCGACCGGTCCCAGCACGCATGGTCGGGGACCGGCTGGTCTTCGACACACCCGAATATGGCGTCGCCCCCGGCCAGGCCGCGGTGCTCTATGCCGGCGACCGGGTGCTCGGCGGCGGCTGGATCGCCGAAACCGAGGCGGCGACGCTGGCGGCATGA
- a CDS encoding DUF1153 domain-containing protein: MIENQKIRPARVIGPLGEPLTLDTLPPPSTTRWVVRRKAEVVAAVNGGLLSVDEVCQRYGLSVEEFAGWQRAIDRSGMPGLRVTRIQHYRTLYERQQKY, encoded by the coding sequence ATGATCGAGAACCAGAAAATCCGCCCCGCCAGGGTGATCGGTCCGCTCGGCGAACCGTTGACCCTGGACACGCTGCCCCCGCCCAGCACGACGCGCTGGGTCGTCCGCCGCAAGGCGGAGGTGGTCGCGGCGGTCAATGGCGGCCTGTTGTCCGTCGACGAGGTGTGCCAGCGCTACGGCCTGTCGGTGGAGGAATTTGCCGGATGGCAGCGCGCGATCGACCGATCGGGCATGCCGGGGCTGCGGGTGACGCGCATCCAGCATTACCGCACCCTGTACGAGCGCCAGCAGAAATATTGA